The Cellulomonas sp. P24 genome contains a region encoding:
- a CDS encoding AAA family ATPase — protein MATNDQLKALVKSHADGDDSQFYAVAMQVAAKAARAGQSRFAQELRDLVDELRKRTTSQARVAAVVPFARPRGELGSLLTVSYPEARLADLVLSAALTERLRHVLLEQRQRDMLARHGLHPARRLLLIGPPGTGKTSTARVIAGELGLPLFAIRLDTIITKYMGETAAKLRLIFDALVETRGVYLFDEVDALAGDRAAPNDVGEIRRVLNSFLQFLEEDTSESVIVAATNHPQLLDNALYRRFDTIMDFALPDDESIRAVIGNRLASFHAGNVSWPRVVPAARGLSHAEIATATENAAKRTVLNGRTRILTGDLVAALAERPRAGAHLEPIA, from the coding sequence GTGGCGACCAATGACCAGCTCAAAGCACTGGTGAAGAGCCACGCCGATGGTGACGACTCTCAGTTCTACGCGGTCGCGATGCAGGTGGCCGCCAAGGCTGCTCGCGCCGGGCAGTCGAGGTTTGCGCAGGAGCTGCGCGACCTCGTCGACGAACTACGCAAGCGAACAACGTCGCAGGCGCGGGTTGCTGCCGTGGTGCCCTTCGCGCGCCCACGCGGGGAGCTGGGCTCTCTGCTGACTGTCAGCTATCCCGAGGCACGCTTGGCGGACCTTGTGCTGTCCGCAGCGTTGACCGAGCGGCTGAGGCACGTCCTGCTCGAACAACGTCAACGGGACATGCTCGCCCGGCACGGGCTGCACCCGGCACGCAGGCTGCTGTTGATCGGCCCGCCCGGCACGGGGAAGACCTCGACGGCGCGAGTCATCGCAGGCGAGCTCGGGCTTCCGCTGTTCGCGATCCGGCTCGACACCATCATCACGAAGTACATGGGCGAGACAGCCGCGAAGCTGCGCCTGATATTCGACGCCCTCGTCGAGACCCGGGGGGTGTACCTGTTCGACGAGGTCGACGCGCTCGCCGGCGACCGAGCTGCCCCCAACGACGTCGGCGAAATCCGCCGCGTGCTGAACTCGTTCCTGCAGTTCCTGGAAGAGGACACGTCCGAGAGCGTCATCGTGGCCGCCACCAACCACCCGCAGCTGCTGGACAACGCCCTGTATCGGCGATTCGACACGATCATGGATTTCGCGCTTCCCGATGACGAGAGCATCAGAGCGGTCATCGGCAACCGACTGGCGTCCTTCCATGCTGGCAACGTCAGTTGGCCCCGGGTGGTCCCGGCGGCGCGCGGGCTTAGCCACGCGGAGATCGCCACGGCGACCGAGAACGCTGCCAAGCGCACAGTCCTCAACGGGCGGACCCGCATCCTGACCGGAGATCTGGTCGCAGCACTGGCGGAGCGGCCGCGCGCTGGTGCTCATCTCGAGCCGATCGCGTAG